One genomic region from Eptesicus fuscus isolate TK198812 chromosome 18, DD_ASM_mEF_20220401, whole genome shotgun sequence encodes:
- the MUSTN1 gene encoding musculoskeletal embryonic nuclear protein 1: MSQAGPEGAPIKKKRPPVKEEDLKGARGNLTKNQAIKSKTYQVMQECEQAGVAAPSVFSRTRTGTETVFDKPKAGPAKSVFG, translated from the exons ATGTCCCAG GCTGGCCCTGAGGGAGCCCCCATCAAGAAGAAGCGCCCCCCTGTGAAGGAGGAGGACCTGAAGGGGGCCCGAGGGAACCTGACCAAGAACCAGGCGATCAAGTCCAAGACCTACCAGGTCATGCAGGAGTGTG AGCAAGCCGGCGTTGCCGCACCATCTGTGTTCAGCCGAACCCGGACCGGCACTGAGACCGTCTTTGATAAGCCGAAAGCTGGGCCTGCCAAGAGTGTCTTTGGCTGA
- the LOC129152146 gene encoding inter-alpha-trypsin inhibitor heavy chain H4-like, translating to MKPPASAHACAIVLVLLPLLAVLQTTRAQKNAIDIYSLTVDSRVSSRFAHTVITSRVVNRADFIQEATFQMELPKKAFITNFSMIIDGVTYPGNIKQKDAAQEQYSAAVARGESAGLVKATGRNMEQFQVSVSVAPSAKVTFELVYEELLKRRLGVYELLLKVQPQQLVKHLQMDIHIFEPQGISSLETESTFISSELADALTVSQNQTKAHIRFKPTLSQQQKSAEQQDTVVDGDFIVRYDVNRTLSGGSIQIENGYFVHYFAPEGLSMIPKNVIFVIDRSGSMMGKKIRQTREALIKILEDLRPEDHFNLISFSSEATQWKPSLVPASTQNVEEATKYAESIKAHGGTNINDAMLMAVYLLETATRAEQLPSGSVSLLLLLTDGDPTVGETNPTVIQKNVQEAIGGQYSLFCLGFGFDVSYAFLEKLALDNGGLARRIYEDSDSALQLQDFYQEVANPLLTAVTFEYPGSAVEEVTQDSFRLFFKGSEMVVAGKLRAQSPEVLSAKVSGQLPTENITFQMESQVAKQEEEFRQPKYIFHGFMERLWAYLTIHQLLERMVSASDAEKQALEAQALGLSLNYSFVTPLTSMVVTKPEGQDQSQVAEKPVESEKVPSGRTVFRHGAMGHTGPVLPAGVALFTRVDDLPSKVMESHDLLIPSEYIYPFSTLDSDPRQPSGIASFSAGGSKIVIDYLDETMEETSPTAAPPAPIQAPTVILPLPGQSRNQLCVDIKRTSGPLLILFADPEQGVRVIGEYKVEKAQFSQIEVAFKNPQLQVHVSPEHVVVTRGRRSSEYKWKETLFVVMPGLTMTMDKAGLLLLSSPDKVTIGLLSWDGPGQGLRLLLRDTDRFSSHVDGILGRFYRGVLWGPPDATDDSKRTLRAHGFDFNATRKLKLDYQEGTPGTVISCWSVELYT from the exons ATGAagcccccagcctctgcccacgCCTGTGCCATCGTGCTggtcctgctgccgctgctggctgTCCTCCAGACCACCCGTGCCCAAAAG AATGCCATCGACATCTACAGCCTCACTGTGGACTCCAGGGTCTCCTCCCGGTTTGCCCACACGGTCATCACCAGCAGGGTGGTCAACAGAGCAGATTTCATACAGGAGGCCACCTTCCAGATGGAGCTGCCCAAGAAAGCCTTCATCACCAACTTCTCCAT gatCATCGACGGTGTGACGTACCCAGGGAACATCAAGCAGAAGGATGCAGCCCAGGAGCAGTACAGTGCGGCCGTGGCCAGGGGGGAGAGCGCTGGCCTCGTCAA ggccaCTGGGAGAAATATGGAACAGTTCCAGGTATCGGTCAGCGTGGCTCCCTCTGCCAAGGTCACCTTCGAGCTGGTGTATGAGGAGTTACTCAAGCGGCGTCTGGGAGTGTATGAGCTGCTGCTGAAAGTCCAGCCCCAGCAGCTGGTCAAGCACCTGCAG ATGGACATTCACATCTTCGAGCCTCAGGGCATTAGCTCTCTGGAGACAGAGAGCACCTTCATATCCAGTGAGCTTGCAGACGCCCTCACCGTCTCACAGaaccagaccaag GCTCACATCCGATTCAAGCCGACGCTCTCCCAGCAACAGAAGTCTGCGGAGCAACAGGACACGGTCGTGGATGGCGACTTCATCGTCCGCTATGATGTGAACCGCACCCTCTCTGGAGGCTCCATTCAG ATCGAGAATGGCTACTTTGTGCACTACTTTGCCCCCGAGGGTCTGTCCATGATACCCAAGAATGTGATCTTCGTCATCGACAGGAGTGGCTCCATGATGGGCAAGAAAATCCGGCAG ACTCGGGAAGCCCTCATCAAGATCCTAGAGGACCTCAGGCCCGAAGACCACTTCAACCTCATTAGCTTCAGCAGTGAAGCAACCCAGTGGAAGCCATCACTGGTGCCAGCTTCGACCCAGAACGTGGAGGAGGCCACAAAATACGCTGAAAGCATCAAGGCTCATGGAG GAACCAATATCAACGATGCGATGTTGATGGCCGTGTACCTGCTGGAGACAGCCACCCGGGCGGAGCAGCTGCCCTCAGGGAGCgtgtcccttctcctcctcctcactgatGGCGACCCCACTGTGG gcgagaccaaccCCACGGTGATCCAGAAGAATGTGCAGGAGGCCATAGGCGGTCAGTACAGCCTCTTCTGCCTGGGCTTTGGCTTCGACGTCAGCTATGCCTTCCTGGAGAAGCTGGCGCTGGACAACGGCGGCCTGGCTCGGCGCATCTACGAGGACTCGGACTCCGCCCTGCAGCTGCAG GACTTCTACCAGGAGGTGGCCAACCCCCTGCTGACCGCAGTGACCTTCGAGTACCCAGGCAGTGCCGTGGAGGAGGTCACGCAGGACAGCTTCCGGCTGTTCTTCAAGGGCTCCGAGATGGTGGTGGCCGGGAAGCTCCGGGCCCAGAGCCCTGAGGTGCTCTCCGCCAAAGTCAGCGGGCAGCTG CCCACGGAGAACATCACCTTCCAAATGGAGTCCCAGGTGGCAAAGCAGGAAGAGGAGTTCCGACAGCCCAAGTACATCTTCCACGGCTTCATGGAGAGACTCTGGGCGTACCTGACCATCCACCAACTGCTGGAGCGAAT GGTTTCTGCGTCCGATGCTGAGAAGCAGGCCCTGGAGGCCCAAGCTCTGGGCTTGTCGCTCAACTATAGCTTTGTCACCCCCCTCACGTCCATGGTGGTCACCAAACCGGAAGGCCAAGACCAGTCCCAAGTTGCTGAGAAGCCCGTGGAAAGTG AAAAGGTTCCCTCAG GTCGCACTGTCTTCAGACATGGAGCCATGGGACACACAGGGCCCGTATTACCAG CAGGAGTTGCCCTGTTCACTCGAGTTGATGACCTGCCCAGCAAGGTAATGGAATCACATGACCTTCTTATTCCTTCTGAATATATTTATCCATTCTCTACTTTGGATTCGGATCCGAGGCAACCAAGCGGGATAG CATCTTTCTCTGCTGGTGGTTCCAAAATAGTGATTGATTACCTGGACGAAACAATGGAAG AAACAAGCCCTACAGCCGCACCACCAG CCCCCATCCAGGCTCCCACCGtcatcctgcctctgcctgggcagAGCAGAAACCAGCTCTGCGTGGACATCAAGCGCACCTCGGGGCCATTATTAATCCTGTTCGCAGACCCTGAGCAAG GTGTTCGGGTGATTGGGGAGTATAAGGTGGAGAAGGCCCAGTTCTCACAGATCGAGGTGGCTTTCAAGAATCCCCAGCTGCAGGTCCACGTGTCCCCTGAGCACGTGGTAGTGACTCGGGGCCGAAGAAGCTCTGAGTACAAGTGGAAGGAGACGCTGTTCGTGGTGATGCCTGG CCTCACGATGACCATGGACAAGGCGGGGCTCCTGCTGCTCAGCAGCCCAGACAAAGTGACCATCGGCCTGCTGTCCTGGGAcggccctgggcaggggcttCGGCTGCTTCTGCGGGACACTGACCGCTTCTCCAGCCACGTCGACGGGATCCTTG GCCGCTTTTACCGGGGCGTGCTCTGGGGACCCCCAGATGCCACAGATGACAGCAAGCGAACACTGAGGGCTCATGGGTTTGACTTCAATGCCACCAG AAAGCTCAAGCTGGATTACCAAGAGGGGACCCCGGGAACAGTGATTTCCTGCTGGTCTGTTGAGCTATACACCTGA